A single region of the Leishmania panamensis strain MHOM/PA/94/PSC-1 chromosome 23 sequence genome encodes:
- a CDS encoding hypothetical protein (TriTrypDB/GeneDB-style sysID: LpmP.23.0130): MLEAILPENVFSVAMTAVTYFSAPEEAGVEAADASCSILHQQLPNVQDADTVVKTLRAMEGALVSSQRRTSDSAAAVWSLNCFVYMLDSIIYAKQLVGFSSVESINFDVITATVLSFEKEVGESGMPALRRVVGSLRVLALADRPDMSSGQSANTSLLSSSFFRILPASVGRMQQRIVDSWGAAERRETPPDVRCDGAVEALARLFVLSTQRQMAELCGQQLFPLLFMRGVSASLLGFVLLICAEGAPCFEASKLCSLMTFVGTLPCRGAVGDFLHAILEHLRCGRLPLPEQRLLVVDFFTDWCAKASTNAAVSLALGVVQACVHCLMELAVDSRAGDLETFVEHFSVLAKVLLGSKEAADSLMSDDCSAALLQVMLSALESEQQHTAVLLRDVFVGLALKTNLSCDALLEQIASATDADAWTSLATPLLSTLVLLLHSCCRHSRASLPHKCIDLCLSLMQYVECGSQHPPVDRHLLGCCLSLLLTLVSYSDVWELVERALGTLPVNCDYVQCMIDLCTGVLRSSESLTVAERYFTAPVESKERWTVPCFVHFGPFAVMKEPCIEMLYPVKLLVRMVDTMLTDQHADAASAMEAMEHLMLHSGVTIPNSYVADFIARWERFKWIRCVSNVCDPQLLPLFFARTTTVATVQANQRVWLEALAENLASGEESRRYNDYIHFGEKGGAKGLLTCSGVTWPPLDAYTAAMWVYMEPISSSRYKERVALWELEWDAMGRHVCLSLVAHIERQCCLYRCDLGGDVTVVELPALPEHRWVHVATLHARGKMFASQIKMYFDGVEVARKGCPYPVGGLQTAAAVATSLPSLTNREVGLTIGSPLDTRRTDAILRLISFQLYGCGASVQQISSLYAMGPYPSSQVWDSAGQHVYDLHAPCLCDEVVRSVEASLQSASLESVLREQSVVLACPPTVCLVHVHALAMKQVNTVIGYLNNKQWALRNLAASTKSMLCLHGHYHPPLDTRTTTVDALLCNGAFCEWMRWMQCIAAGVFDAERARDSTTAMGNSSVSPEGAGESLAVVQQTAYTMLRVLNLIKAKTDLLPLSWHRFMVQFAEHVTRYPQIYLHHATTATQLLQLCLQTVNYRAKDLCAVDEQLLSNLLPLEHIFFNWRLLSNLPDDSWVKVTAVLRQLVSPSNALAKLNTARLLTADFVNGFVFGLLREYVAFPRLLTAIELVKCMLLTGQATEELMERVLMAIVLTVPGPNQGGANNTVESHLGSKLATTSFVYLVLARNMFLRCLNEVLEMTLNDGNGAFLATFVSVVPDWWFTAMLSGNSHPVSATLTLRLFVLCFLNSRPFRDACSATKSECISRALEPHCHQRELMDVLVHGYMGHLWALSSSHVGYSTEGWSGKREMEGLLVLILHLLKAQCQLLLRGTPVTSEEVTVRGYFSASAAQATSSMEGNVSPSAGRWRRVRLVLAALRRMRKAASDKKKVKVEGSVSCSLPVTQRTAPVSILKDLVCEVLDWLTQSYQLSRALSKSLYQSNNTVNLCDFLIWPVFVALCSKEPISVQPSAGVGSTSRTPAEEDDGAATPSSGASTGVDEEEEPWEVLSDITTYEARSFGLDSMGPAEGMENVYDACKMFFLTHARSRASNTSFLAISGGRTTMSKYVLALHRALSTEIKGASNHAEDARKAFLCFVWLKASEHAVDRTSNGNAAAVKRNAIELGKYMLDRLVSGGAVPPAAIASFYRFLLTQLERDAVVVESARTALFEWFMYVTSSSFYKLDASKVGVVVDMVYSCADMLFSYPIPAMELLKVVVGRLLQVTVCLWNSVADDDHPSIRKMAVLWKAVLCSNEKNAFVITLFMCGSPVVDTFHGGFDLLLPPIASPEAFTIWMRQHRAHVAQLLRSYMGLSYSFVMANGGEHLRLITRYTTASQAEWDRRRRHVAAMEAAQWQLWKDTFLTTTFVDSALLACTTRRYPYGYVLNGSEAAVDAEDGVCCEWSMDDSGAVGRTRRYVTENVDEASSDPLSFYIRYAPPVCLPLRRQEVQSQAMLLRPNARAVVAKVAGHEASGSVVFVSNAYLVLGTESYISTCILTQQALLIVTCSVVTAAGDFFVEQVRVHTASQNPHAKSSLLKQAFRLFMPGQGKTSGGTSSQAAFRYSQYYRQLQTESAKGSNALVWRFPLGSITSVHQRLFQHLSAGLEVVLECGKCVFLVLLDDELSFSKASRDKLFAHFDSGSNPLMSRIAVHPMSEKLARLGIWTRRWVRRECSNYMYLRVLNDAASRTTASLGQYPVMPWVLSRYTESTLDLGDAGAYRDLTKPVGALNEVKAKQLQARYAEWIACDPVADPPYHYGTHYSTAAIVLYYLIRLQPFTSRAIRFQGGRLDIADRLFHSVAEAWANGSGPSRGDVKELIPEFFRVSQFLENRNEVCLGTRSDGAVLDDVVLPPWAGGSAVRFVYMNALSLESDAVSQQLHRWIDLIFGYKQVGQGAVEAINVFSPLSYKEGVDRSINHAATEEERKSIVASADNFGQTPLQLFSRDAHPARKGVQQARTTQAYMIETVTDITTRPCLSAQIVGKAQGGISTVSIADGTLFICDRLSAVGLAKPLHLFFYDCDLDSIACTTARGDRVLATIQPVRSSGSGDVRCLCTSVRGSVVCVGTDSGKVIVYSRESCRHRFFIVAVLDSAVAAVLREAGPVSSLHLFDEGNLLVAYERASAVSGWHLSILSTAFTFAATFSTQADCTPVKAISLDNHTGLYYAAKANSLVIFSASGVMLTQLSMDALLMPIAPEHATRIADSSITALLFASCSSFAFTNLILMGHLNGTVSLWCVVASQTMTDETSSIQAPLWSFKLLHDVVFDAPVTCLAASTEELSFVVGLANHTAHYMYFPTSQLDSS; this comes from the coding sequence ATGCTCGAAGCAATTCTGCCGGAGAACGTTTTCAGCGTTGCCATGACAGCAGTGACGTACTTTTCTGCACCAGAGGAGGCTGGCGTCGAGGCCGCGGACGCAAGCTGCAGTATTCTTCATCAACAGCTGCCAAACGTGCAAGATGCGGACACGGTGGTGAAGACGCTGAGAGCGATGGAGGGTGCACTAGTCTCGTCGCAGCGACGCACTTCTGACTcggccgctgcggtgtggTCTCTCAACTGCTTCGTCTACATGCTAGACAGCATCATCTATGCCAAGCAGCTCGTCGGATTTTCGTCTGTGGAAAGCATAAACTTTGACGTCATCACGGCGACTGTGCTAAGCTTTGAGAAGGAGGTTGGGGAGAGCGGCATGCCAGCCCTACGTCGCGTGGTGGGGAgtctgcgtgtgctggcgctggcagATCGACCCGACATGTCGAGTGGACAGTCAGCAAACACGTCTCTtctgagcagcagcttcttccGGATACTTCCCGCGTCAGTCGGCAgaatgcagcagcgcatcgtcgACTCGTGGGGAGCTGCAGAGCGGCGAGAGACGCCGCCAGATGTTCGCTGTGATGGCGCAGTTGAGGCTCTGGCACGTTTGTTTGTGCTCAGCACGCAACGCCAAATGGCAGAGCTGTGTGGGCAGCAGCTttttccgcttctcttcatGAGGGGCGTCTCGGCATCACTCTTGGGGTTCGTGCTCTTGATCTGCGCCGAGGGGGCACCGTGCTTTGAGGCGTCAAAGCTGTGCTCTCTGATGACGTTTGTCGGAACACTCCCGTGCAGAGGCGCCGTCGGCGACTTTCTGCACGCCATTCTTGAACACCTGCGTTGCGGGCGACTTCCTCTGCCCGAACAGCGGCTGTTAGTGGTGGACTTCTTCACTGATTGGTGCGCTAAGGCGAGCACGAACGCCGCCGTGTCGCTGGCGCTAGGTGTGGTGCAGGCCTGCGTACACTGTCTGATGGAGCTCGCGGTCGACTCACGCGCCGGCGACTTGGAGACGTTTGTCGAGCACTTTTCTGTCTTGGCGAAAGTCTTACTTGGATCGAAAGAGGCAGCGGACTCGCTGATGAGTGATGATTGTtctgccgctctgctgcaggTGATGCTGTCGGCGCTGGAGTCAGAGCAGCAACAcactgctgtgctgctccgAGACGTCTTTGTGGGGCTAGCCCTAAAGACGAATCTCTCCTGCGATGCTCTTCTCGAACAAATTGCGTCTGCTACCGACGCAGATGCGTGGACGTCGCTGGCGACGCCGCTCCTTTCTACGCTAGTGTTGCTCCTGCACTCCTGCTGCCGGCACAGCCGAGCGTCTTTGCCGCACAAGTGCATCGatctgtgcctctctctcatgcAGTATGTGGAGTGCGGCAGTCAGCACCCGCCGGTCGATCGACATCTGCTCGGCTGCTGTCTCAGCTTGTTGCTGACACTCGTCAGCTATAGTGATGTTTGGGAACTGGTGGAGCGAGCGCTTGGCACGCTGCCGGTCAACTGCGACTACGTCCAGTGCATGATTGACCTTTGCACTGGAGTGCTACGCTCCAGCGAGAGTCTGACCGTGGCCGAGCGGTACTTCACGGCGCCTGTTGAGTCAAAGGAGCGCTGGACGGTGCCGTGCTTTGTGCACTTTGGTCCCTTTGCGGTGATGAAGGAACCGTGCATTGAAATGCTTTACCCAGTGAAACTGCTGGTACGCATGGTGGACACAATGCTTACAGACCAGCACGCTGATGCAGCGAGCGCGATGGAGGCAATGGAGCACCTGATGTTGCACTCTGGCGTGACAATACCGAATTCCTACGTGGCTGACTTCATTGCGCGCTGGGAACGCTTCAAGTGGATTCGATGTGTGTCAAACGTGTGCGatccgcagctgctgccgctgttcttTGCACGCACCACAACTGTAGCCACTGTCCAGGCGAATCAGCGTGTGTGGCTGGAGGCGCTTGCCGAAAATCTCGCCTCTGGGGAAGAGTCACGTCGCTACAACGACTACATTCATTTTGGTGAGAAAGGCGGGGCCAAAGGGCTTCTGACATGCTCTGGTGTTACATGGCCGCCGCTGGACGCGTACACTGCTGCGATGTGGGTCTACATGGAGCCTATATCCTCCAGCCGATACAAGGAGCGCGTGGCGCTGTGGGAGCTAGAGTGGGATGCGATGGGGCGACACGTGTGCCTGTCTCTCGTGGCGCATATCGAGCGCCAGTGCTGCTTGTACAGATGCGATCTTGGCGGCGATGTGACGGTTGTCGAGCTACCCGCGCTGCCCGAGCACCGGTGGGTTCATGTTGCTACACTGCATGCCCGCGGCAAAATGTTTGCGTCGCAGATAAAAATGTACTTTGACGGGGTCGAGGTGGCGCGAAAAGGGTGCCCGTACCCTGTCGGAGGACTACAgacggccgccgccgtggccaCATCTCTCCCATCTCTGACGAACCGCGAGGTCGGGCTCACTATTGGCTCCCCGCTGGACACCCGAAGAACCGACGCAATCCTGCGCCTCATCAGTTTTCAGCTCTATGGCTGCGGTGCCTCGGTGCAGCAGATCAGCTCCCTCTACGCGATGGGTCCCTATCCGTCTAGCCAAGTGTGGGACAGTGCTGGACAGCATGTGTACGACCTGCATGCTCCGTGCCTGTGCGATGAGGTCGTACGGTCTGTGGAGGCATCCCTGCAGAGCGCTTCGCTAGAGTCGGTGTTGCGGGAACAGTCCGTGGTGCTAGCCTGCCCTCCCACAGTGTGCCTTGTGCACGTGCACGCCTTGGCCATGAAGCAGGTCAACACCGTGATTGGATACTTGAATAACAAGCAGTGGGCACTACGAAACCTCGCTGCGTCGACCAAGTCTATGTTGTGTCTGCACGGACACTACCATCCCCCCCTAGACACCCGCACAACCACCGTTGATGCTCTCCTGTGCAACGGCGCCTTTTGCGAGTGGATGCGGTGGATGCAGTGCATTGCAGCCGGTGTGTTCGATGCAGAGCGCGCGAGGGACTCGACAACCGCGATGGGCAATTCTTCTGTCTCCCCGGAAGGAGCAGGGGAAAGCCTcgcagtggtgcagcagaCGGCGTACACAatgctgcgcgtgctgaaTCTCATCAAAGCGAAGACAGACCTGCTTCCGCTGAGCTGGCACCGGTTCATGGTACAGTTTGCCGAGCACGTCACCCGCTACCCGCAGATATACCTGCACCatgccaccactgccacacaGCTCTTGCAGCTGTGCTTGCAAACGGTAAACTACCGCGCCAAGGACCTCTGCGCTGTGGATGAGCAGCTGTTGTCTAACTTGTTGCCACTGGAGCACATCTTCTTCAACTGGCGCCTGCTCTCAAATCTTCCAGATGACTCCTGGGTGAAAGtcacggcggtgctgcgacaGCTGGTATCGCCGTCAAACGCGTTGGCTAAGCTCAACACAGCACGCCTGCTCACGGCTGACTTCGTGAATGGCTTTGTGTTCGGTCTGCTGCGCGAGTATGTGGCATTTCCGCGGCTCTTAACGGCGATCGAGCTGGTGAAGTGCATGTTGCTCACCGGTCAGGCGACggaggagctgatggagcGAGTTCTGATGGCGATAGTGCTCACCGTGCCAGGGCCGAACCAAGGCGGTGCGAACAACACAGTAGAAAGCCACCTGGGCAGCAAATTGGCAACCACGTCCTTTGTGTACCTTGTGCTGGCTCGAAACATGTTTCTTCGTTGCCTCAACGAGGTGCTGGAGATGACTTTGAATGATGGCAATGGCGCTTTTCTCGCTACCTTCGTCTCGGTTGTGCCAGACTGGTGGTTCACGGCGATGCTATCGGGCAACTCCCACCCCGTCTCCGCGACATTGACGCTTCGGCTCTTTGTGCTTTGTTTTCTGAACTCGAGACCCTTCCGTGACGCGTGCTCGGCTACAAAGTCGGAGTGCATCTCGAGGGCGCTGGAGCCGCACTGCCACCAACGTGAGCTGATGGACGTCCTCGTCCACGGGTACATGGGACACTTGTGGGCGCTGAGCTCGTCCCATGTGGGCTACAGCACAGAAGGGTGGAGCGGCAAGAGAGAAATGGAGGGGTTGCTGGTGCTTATCCTGCATCTTCTCAAGGCCCagtgccagctgctgctgcgcggcaccCCTGTGACATCGGAGGAAGTGACAGTTCGCGGATATTTTAGCGCTTCCGCCGCCCAGGCCACTAGTTCTATGGAAGGCAATGTTTCGCCATCTGCTGGCCGTTGGAGACGTGTTCGACTCGTactcgcagcgctgcgtcgcaTGAGAAAAGCCGCCAGCGACAAAAAGAAGGTGAAGGTTGAGGGGTCTGTGTCATGTTCGCTGCCGGTGACGCAGCGCACTGCCCCTGTTAGCATACTCAAGGACTTGGTGTGCGAGGTGCTCGACTGGCTCACCCAGTCCTACCAACTCTCGAGAGCGCTCAGCAAGTCCCTTTATCAGAGCAACAACACGGTCAACTTGTGTGATTTTCTCATATGGCCGGTGTTTGTGGCACTGTGCTCGAAGGAGCCAATTTCTGTGCAGCCGAGTGCAGGCGTCGGGTCGACGAGCAGAACTcctgcggaggaggacgacggcgCGGCGACGCCCAGCAGTGGGGCTTCCACTGgcgtggacgaggaggaggaaccgTGGGAGGTGCTGTCAGACATCACGACGTACGAGGCGCGCAGCTTCGGTTTGGACTCGATGGGACCGGCAGAGGGGATGGAGAACGTGTACGACGCGTGCAAGATGTTCTTTCTCACGCATGCCAGATCGCGAGCGTCGAATACAAGCTTCCTTGCCATATCCGGAGGCCGCACAACGATGAGCAAGTACGTGCTCGCTCTTCACCGCGCGCTGTCGACGGAGATCAAGGGCGCCAGCAACCACGCTGAGGACGCTCGCAAGGCGTTTCTCTGCTTTGTATGGCTCAAGGCATCGGAGCATGCTGTCGACCGCACATCCAACGGcaacgctgcggcggtgaAGCGCAACGCTATCGAGCTGGGGAAGTACATGCTGGACCGTctcgtcagcggcggcgccgttccGCCGGCGGCAATTGCGTCCTTCTACCGATTTTTGCTTACTCAGCTGGAGCGCGacgccgtggtggtggagagtgCGCGCACGGCGCTATTTGAGTGGTTTATGTACGTGACGAGTTCCTCTTTTTACAAACTAGACGCTTCAAAggtgggtgtggtggtggacatGGTCTACAGCTGTGCTGACATGCTCTTCTCCTACCCAATTCCGGCGATGGAGCTACTGAAGGTTGTCGTTGGCCGGCTTCTTCAAGTAACGGTGTGCCTGTGGAACAGCGTcgccgacgacgaccacCCCTCCATTCGGAAAATGGCGGTGTTGTGGAAGGCGGTCCTCTGCTCGAACGAGAAGAACGCCTTTGTGATCACCCTCTTCATGTGTGGTTCGCCGGTGGTGGACACCTTTCACGGAGGCTTCGATCTGCTACTGCCGCCCATCGCATCTCCTGAGGCGTTCACGATTTggatgcggcagcaccgtgcccacgttgcgcagctccttcggTCTTACATGGGACTCTCGTACTCTTTTGTCATGGCAAACGGTGGCGAGCACCTGCGGCTAATCACCCGctacaccaccgcctcccaGGCCGAGTGGGaccgccgccggcgtcaCGTGGCAGCCATGGAGgctgcgcagtggcagctgTGGAAGGACACCTTTCTGACGACTACCTTTGTTGACTCAGCGCTGCTCGCGTGTACCACGAGGCGATACCCATACGGCTACGTGCTCAACGGCAGTGAAGCTGCTGTGGATGCCGAGGATGGTGTGTGCTGCGAGTGGTCAATGGATGACAGCGGAGCCGTCGGTCGCACTCGCCGCTACGTGACAGAGAACGTGGATGAGGCCTCCAGTGACCCGCTCAGCTTTTACATCCGATACGCGCCTCCTGTGTGCTTGCCTCTACGGCGACAGGAAGTGCAAAGTCaagcgatgctgctgcgccccaATGCTcgcgcagtggtggcgaAGGTTGCCGGTCATGAAGCTAGCGGGTCGGTGGTATTTGTCAGCAACGCCTATCTTGTGCTGGGCACGGAAAGTTACATCAGCACGTGCATTCTCACGCAGCAAGCGTTGCTCATTGTTACCTGCAGTGTGGTCACGGCGGCTGGCGATTTTTTCGTAGAGCAGGTGCGTGTCCATACCGCTTCGCAGAACCCCCACGCCAAGTCGTCTCTTCTGAAGCAAGCCTTCCGACTCTTCATGCCGGGGCAAGGCAAGACTAGCGGCGGCACATCATCGCAGGCCGCCTTCCGCTACTCGCAGTACTACCGCCAGTTGCAAACCGAGTCTGCTAAGGGAAGCAACGCACTAGTGTGGCGCTTTCCACTCGGCAGTATCACGTCTGTACACCAGCGTCTCTTTCAGCACCTTTCGGCCGGgttggaggtggtgctggagTGTGGCAAGTGTGTCTTTCTCGTGCTATTGGACGATGAGCTGTCCTTCTCAAAGGCGTCTCGTGACAAGCTCTTCGCGCACTTCGACAGTGGCTCCAACCCTCTCATGTCCCGCATCGCTGTACACCCCATGAGCGAGAAGCTGGCGCGGCTAGGCATCTGGACACGGCGGTGGGTGCGACGGGAGTGCAGCAACTACATGTACCTGCGCGTTCTAAACGACGCCGCGTCGCGCACCACGGCCAGCCTCGGCCAGTATCCGGTAATGCCATGGGTTCTGAGTCGCTACACGGAAAGTACGCTCGACCTCGGCGATGCCGGCGCCTACCGTGATCTCACGAAGCCGGTAGGGGCGCTAAATGAGGTGAAGGcaaagcagctgcaggcacgCTACGCAGAGTGGATCGCGTGCGACCCGGTGGCGGACCCACCGTACCACTACGGCACGCATtacagcaccgccgcgatTGTGCTTTACTACCTCATCCGCTTACAACCGTTTACGTCTCGGGCTATTCGCTTCCAGGGTGGCAGGCTCGACATCGCCGACCGACTTTTTCATAGTGTTGCAGAGGCTTGGGCAAACGGCAGTGGGCCCAGCAGGGGGGACGTCAAGGAGCTCATTCCCGAGTTTTTTCGCGTTTCCCAGTTCCTGGAAAACCGCAATGAGGTTTGCCTCGGCACCcgcagcgatggcgctgtGCTGGACGAtgttgtgctgccgccgtgggCCGGGGGGAGTGCCGTGAGGTTTGTGTATATGAATGCGCTGTCTCTGGAGAGCGACGCCGTGAGTCAACAACTGCACAGATGGATCGACCTTATCTTTGGCTACAAGCAGGTCGGGCAGGGAGCCGTGGAGGCGATCAACGTGTTCAGTCCTCTCTCGTACAAGGAAGGAGTCGATCGTTCTATAAACCACGCTgccacggaggaggagcgcaagtCTATTGTCGCCTCTGCTGACAACTTCGGCCAGACCCCGCTACAGCTGTTTAGTAGAGACGCACACCCGGCTCGTAAAGGTGTGCAGCAGGCACGCACTACACAGGCGTACATGATAGAGACCGTCACGGACATCACGACGCGGCCGTGCCTGAGTGCGCAGATCGTTGGAAAGGCACAAGGCGGTATCTCAACCGTTTCCATTGCCGATGGCACGCTTTTCATATGCGACAGGTTGAGTGCCGTGGGGTTAGCAaagccgctgcacctcttcttctACGATTGCGACTTAGACAGCATTgcgtgcaccacagcacgAGGGGACCGCGTGTTGGCGACCATACAGCCAGTGCGGTCGTcgggcagcggcgacgtgcgTTGCCTGTGCACCTCTGTACGCGGCAGtgtcgtgtgcgtgggcaCGGACTCTGGTAAGGTGATCGTGTACAGCCGCGAGAGCTGTCGGCATCGCTTCTTCATTGTTGCTGTGCTGGACTCCGCCGTTGCGGCGGTTCTACGGGAAGCAGGCCCGGTGTCAAGCTTGCACCTCTTCGACGAAGGTAACTTGCTGGTAGCGTACGAGCGGGCGTCGGCGGTGTCTGGCTGGCACCTCTCAATCTTATccaccgccttcaccttcGCCGCCACCTTTTCTACCCAGGCTGACTGCACTCCTGTGAAGGCTATCTCCCTGGATAACCACACGGGGCTGTACTACGCCGCAAAGGCAAACTCCCTCGtcatcttctctgcctctggTGTGATGCTTACACAGCTGAGCATGGACGCTCTTCTCATGCCCATTGCCCCAGAGCACGCTACGCGGATTGCCGACTCGAGCATCACCGCTTTGCTGTTtgccagctgctcctccttcgcaTTCACAAATCTAATCCTCATGGGTCACCTCAACGGCACAGTTTCTCTGTGGTGCGTGGTAGCTTCTCAGACCATGACAGATGAGACCTCGTCTATCCAGGCGCCGCTATGGTCTTTCAAGCTTCTGCACGACGTCGTCTTTGACGCCCCCGTCACGTGCCTCGCGGCCTCTACCGAGGAACTCAGCTTTGTAGTGGGGCTTGCTAACCACACCGCACACTACATGTACTTTCCTACATCGCAGCTCGACAGCTCATAG
- the CYP3 gene encoding cyclophilin 3, putative (TriTrypDB/GeneDB-style sysID: LpmP.23.0140) — protein sequence MEKAARVVQLQSTAGALSFELYSNFCADSFWQLASSGQLRRLVFRQLLCGFALLGEVEAVQGHSATASEVDAAAESPDGLSLLHVGAGLLTCSPTVGAVTASRFLITLSPQPQLDKTHVIFGRVYSGIQTLERMSHMQVDADFVLYSPVTVIKWSSAALLRGSAPRSSACKGESEPYTVTLQSRSSILATLE from the coding sequence ATGGAGAAAGCAGCACGTGTTGTGCAGCTGCAAAGCACTGCCGGGGCTCTCAGTTTCGAGCTCTATAGCAACTTCTGCGCCGATTCGTTCTGGCAGCTGGCGAGCAgtgggcagctgcgccggctAGTGTTCCGCCAGCTGTTGTGTGGGTTCGCGCTTCTTGGTGAGGTAGAAGCGGTACAGGGCCACTCGGCGACTGCAAGCGAAgtggatgctgctgcggaaAGCCCCGATGgactctcgctgctgcatgtTGGTGCAGGTTTGCTGACCTGCAGCCCGACTGTCGGCGCAGTGACAGCCAGTCGCTTTCTAATTACTCTCTctccacagccgcagctggaCAAAACCCACGTTATCTTCGGCCGTGTCTACTCGGGCATTCAAACGCTGGAGCGGATGTCCCACATGCAGGTGGACGCCGACTTCGTCTTGTACTCGCCTGTCACTGTCATCAAGTGGAGCTCCGCAGCGCTTTTGAGGGGCAGCGCACCGCGAAGCTCCGCGTGCAAAGGGGAGTCGGAGCCATACACTGTCACGCTGCAGTCTCGTTCGAGCATTTTGGCAACGCTGGAGTAG
- a CDS encoding vacuolar type h+ ATPase subunit, putative (TriTrypDB/GeneDB-style sysID: LpmP.23.0150) codes for MSTAKLCDPEAFFFGMMGAAFSLSLANVGAAFGTAKAGVAVAQLGIVQPTRVMRGIVPVVMAGILGIYGLIVSVIICNNMKLSGYPLFSGYMHLGAGLAAGFASLAAGYAIGIVGDICCYAYAKTERIFVPMILMLIFAEALGLFGLITALLMSNKAVSAIGSCATS; via the coding sequence ATGTCCACCGCCAAGTTGTGCGACCCCGAGGCGTTCTTCTTCGGTATGATGGGggccgctttctctctttccctggCGAACGTTGGTGCTGCATTTGGCACTGCTAAGGCCGGCgttgcggtggcgcagctgggcaTTGTACAGCCCACGCGCGTGATGCGTGGTATCGTGCCGGTCGTCATGGCCGGTATTCTTGGCATCTACGGCCTCATCGTCTCCGTGATCATCTGCAACAACATGAAGCTTAGTGGATACCCGCTCTTCTCGGGGTACATGCACCTCGGAGCTGGGCTGGCGGCGGGATTTGCATCTCTGGCAGCGGGGTATGCGATTGGGATTGTCGGCGACATCTGCTGCTACGCCTATGCCAAGACCGAGAGAATATTTGTACCGATGATTCTGATGCTCATTTTTGCCGAGGCGCTGGGTCTATTCGGCCTCATCACTGCACTGCTCATGAGCAACAAGGCAGTCTCTGCCATCGGCTCGTGCGCTACCAGCTAA
- a CDS encoding hypothetical protein (TriTrypDB/GeneDB-style sysID: LpmP.23.0160), with product MQAVQQRFHMRRRNPHAPENASQRQPPRRKHFYSWVATDKTQLETAEKVMLQGLLYYQARIAGLNTISTDDIRKLDDNAALAANLSGVTNTNSICSCTGEQQATTSLSPLPAWKAAAKEEKEVIVLIHGFAGGVAGWAQNWRFLAERYRVYAFDLPGFARSERRASAAKSLPEAMDYFCDYIHRWFAQLDFRRPVMVLAHSFGCFVASHYAMRHGANCIKLLIFAEPWGLTRGDANRMKMYPLLARVLLALFYNVGLLALLRGVGPVGPWMLRRIRPDFEGKWCAFLDDPSTVYDYLYHCNAQNSLVGEKLFKACCHYDVCAKESLLDVLPDTLDKRIAVGLLFGGKSWMNATEVVELGELLRERGVRVRVYTLANAGHQIFTDDVAGFNKKVSEIVSELSSVPSPTLSA from the coding sequence ATGCAGGCCgttcagcagcgcttccATATGCGGCGCCGCAACCCGCATGCCCCTGAGAACGCCTCTCAGCGCCAACCTCCGCGGCGCAAGCACTTTTACTCGTGGGTCGCCACAGATAAGACACAGCTGGAGACCGCTGAGAAAGTGATGCTGCAAGGGCTGCTGTACTATCAGGCAAGGATAGCCGGCCTCAATACCATTTCCACCGACGACATCCGCAAGTTGGACGACaacgcggcgctggcggcaaACCTCAGCGGCGTTACCAACACGAACAGTATTTGCAGCTGTActggcgagcagcaggccaccacttctctctcgccactTCCTGCCTGGAAGGCAGCGgcaaaggaagaaaaggaggtcATCGTTCTTATTCACGGTTTCGCCGGTGGGGTGGCGGGGTGGGCGCAAAACTGGCGCTTCCTGGCGGAGCGCTACCGTGTGTACGCCTTCGATTTACCTGGATTTGCTCGAAGTGAGCGGCGCGCTTCAGCTGCTAAGTCACTGCCGGAGGCGATGGACTACTTCTGCGACTACATTCACCGCTGGTTCGCACAGCTCGACTTCAGGCGACCTGTCATGGTGCTCGCCCACTCCTTCGGGTGCTTTGTCGCGTCGCATTACGCCATGCGGCACGGGGCCAACTGCATCAAGCTGCTCATATTTGCAGAGCCGTGGGGGCTGACGCGCGGTGATGCAAACCGCATGAAGATGTACCCGCTGCTAGCGCGTGTGCTACTGGCGCTCTTCTACAACGTCGGtcttctggcgctgctgcgtggggTAGGGCCGGTGGGACCGTggatgctgcgccgcatccgcCCCGACTTCGAGGGGAAGTGGTGTGCCTTCCTTGACGACCCTAGTACCGTATACGACTATCTCTACCATTGCAATGCGCAGAACTCCCTTGTCGGAGAGAAGCTCTTCAAGGCCTGTTGCCACTATGACGTATGCGCAAAGGAGTCATTGCTCGACGTGCTGCCAGACACTCTTGACAAGCGCATCGCCGTGGGGCTACTGTTTGGTGGCAAGTCGTGGATGAATGCCACAGAGGTGGTCGAGCTGGGGGAACTGCTGCGCGAGAGAGGCGTTCGTGTCCGCGTCTATACGCTAGCCAACGCCGGCCACCAAATCTTCACGGACGACGTGGCGGGCTTCAACAAGAAGGTCAGCGAGATAGTTAGCGAGTTGTCCTCGGTTCCATCTCCAACTCTATCCGCCTGA